DNA from Polaribacter sp. NJDZ03:
TGTAGGATGATTCGCTCCAAAACGCGGATAATCACCATAAGATGTGTTGCTATACATTAATCCGTCAGCATCAAAATAAGTAGGAAACATACTTAAACGACGTTCCCATTGCGAATTAGAGGCAAGCGCCATGGTTGCAAAGTGCCAATATTGCCCATTGGTTTGTTTTACCGTTATTCCGTGTCCAGCACCATTTGTAAATCCGCCTGGTTTAAAACTCATCGGGTTGTTTTTCATGTATTTAAATGGGCCTAATGGAGTGTCTCCAATATAAACTCCATCTGCATACACATTAAATTGTGTGCCAGGTGCAGCATATTGTAAATAATATTTTCCGTTGTGTTTGGTCATAGAAGCGCCTTCCATATAGCCTTCCTTTAAGGTTGGATGAAAGTTGTTTTCTCCAAAACGTTCCCATCCGTGTTTTTCTTCATCGAGATTAAACAATTCTTTACGCACACCTGTTTCTAAAAAACGATCGTCCTTATTCAACATTTTTACCTGAAGCGGATTCACATTAGAAGAGCCCCAATACAAATAAGTTTGTCCGTCATCATCTATAAATAATTCAGAATCTTGAATGTCTGTTGATATAGAAGCTGTTGGTGTCCATTTTCCTCCTTTAGGATCGTCTGTGTAAAGAATACTTCCGTAACCTGCAGGGTTACCGGCAAAGTATACCAATGAATCCTTGTAATTAAAAGCTGTAGGCGCGTTACTACCTTCAAAAAACCATTGTTCTGGCTTAATAAAATTCCAGTTTATTAAATCTGTAGAATGCCAATAACCAAAAGAACGGGTTACAAACATGTAATACTCTCCTTTAAATTCTATAACCGCTGGATCTGCACCTGAACGGTACGATTTATTTTGAGTTGAATTGTATACCATATAGGTATAATCAATATCTAATGGGTTGATATAGGTTTCAAGCCTTTTTTTTATTTCTGATATTTTCTTGGTATCAGAAGCTTGTGCTGTATTCTTATTTTTTTCATTATTACAAGAAAAAAGGAATACTAAAGTGAATAAAAAAAGTAGTTTTTTCATGATTTATAATTTAGTGCGTGTTCAAATTAATTTTCTCTTCTGAAAATTTCATTCCCAAGTTACTAACCTAAGATTATGTTACAATCTGACAAGTAAAAACCACACAAAATAATAAGAATAGGGATAAACTTAAAAATTATGTGTGGCATGAAATTGTTATTATTTAATTGTGATGCTTTTATTTAGTCAATTCAAATTCTTTCATCATTTTGGTGTCTGAATTTGTTCCTACAAAAACTTGAAACTGTCCTGGTTCTGCTACAAAATCTAATTCTGAATTATAGAATTTTAAATCTTCAACAGAAATTTTGAACGTTATATTCTGAGTTTCTCCTTTCTTAATCTCTACTTTTTGGAAACCTTTTAGCTCTTTTACAGGTCTAGTTACAGAACCAACAAGATCTCTTATGTATAATTGAACAACTTCTTTTCCGTCGTAATTACCAGAATTAGTAACCTCTACAGAAACATTAATTTCGCCATCCATATTTATAGAAGAGGTATCTAATTTCAAGTTTCCATAATCAAACGTAGTGTAGCTTAATCCATAACCAAAAGGATACAAAGGCTCGTTACGAACATCGATATAGTTACTTTTAAATTTCTCAAATTTCCCTTCTGTATTTCCAAGAGGTCTTCCTGTATTTTTATGATTGTAAAATAATGGTACTTGACCTACATTTCTTGGAAAAGTAGCTGTTAATTTTCCTGAAGGATTTACATCTCCGAATAATACATCAGAAATTGCTAAACCAGCTTCACTACCCGGAAACCATGCGTTAAGTATAGCAGGTACATTTTCATTTTCTTCCACTAAAACTAAAGGTCTTCCTGTAAATAATACTAAAACAACAGGTTTTCCTGTTTTTAATAAAGCATTCAATAAATCTTTCTGAACTTGTGGAATACCAAGGTCTGTTCTACTACTGCTTTCTCCACTTAATTCTGCAGATTCTCCAATAGTTGCTACAATAACATCAGACTTTGCTGCGATTTTAAGCGCTTCATCTAACAATTGTTTGTCTGTACGTCCGTCTCTAGGAATCCCTTTACCGAACATAGTGGCACGTTGTTCTAATTCTAAGTCATAATCGATGTTACTTCCTTTTGCGTATAACATGGTTGCTTTGTCACCAATAACTTCTTTTAAACCATCAAAAACAGAGTTTGATTTTTCTTGATCTGTAGCTACACTCCAAGTTCCAGCCATATTGTTAGCTGCTTTTGCCAATGGACCAATTAAAGCAATTGTTCCAGATTTTTTAAGCGGAAGTAATTGATTTTCATTTTTTAGCAATACCATAGATTCCGCAGAAACTTTACGTGCAAACGCTTTGTTTTCTGGTGTAAAAATTTCTGTTTTAGCTCTATCAAGATCGCAATATTTATAAGGATTGTCAAATAAACCTAATTGGTATTTTGCTGTTAGCATACGTTTTACCGCCGTGTCAATTTCATCCATGGTTACTTTACCGTTTTCATAAGACTCTTTTAAAGTTTTTATAAAAGCAGCTGGAACTGAAGGAGAATCTCCTGCCATATCCATATCTACACCTGCTTTTAATGCTTGTTCCGAAACTTGATATTTATCTCCAACACCATGTGCTATCATTTCATAAATACCTGTATAATCAGTTACCACAAAACCATTAAAACCCCAATCATCTCTTAATACATCTGTAAGCAACCACTTGTTTCCTGTAGCAGGAATTCCGTCTATTTCGTTAAAGGAAGCCATTACAGAACCCACTCCGGCATCTACTGCTGCTTTGTAAGGTGCTAAGTATTCATTATACATTCTATTACGGCTCATATCTACTGTATTGTAATCTCTACCTGCTTCAGAAGCACCGTAAAGTGCAAAGTGTTTTACACAAGCCATTAAGGTGTTATTTGCTGATAAATCATCAGATTGATACCCATTTACCATAGCTACAGCAATTTTACTTCCTAGATAAGGATCTTCTCCATTTCCTTCAGAAACGCGTCCCCAACGTGGGTCTCTAGAGATATCAACCATCGGAGAGAACGTCCAGTTAATTCCGTCTGCACTTGCTTCTGTAGCTGCTACTCTTGCCGTTTTTTCAATCATTTCCATATCCCAAGAACTAGAAAGACCTAAAGGAATTGGAAACGTTGTTTTGTAACCATGAATCACGTCCATTCCAAAAATTAATGGAATTCCTAATCTACTTTGTTCTACAGCAATTTTTTGAACTTCATAAATTTTTTCTGCTGTTTTAATATTGAATAACCCACCAACTTTACCTTCTTTTATGCGTTCTCCAACATCAGTTCCTTTTGCTGTTCCTGTGGTTATATCTCCAGAAGTTGGTAAATTAAGTTGGCCAATTTTTTCATCTAAGGTCATTAGTTCTAGAATTGAATCTATTTTTGGCTCGAATAGATTTTCTGCTGTTGCTTTAGAACTTGTACCTGTATTATTGTTAGAATTACAGCTCGAAAAGATGATTGCTATAATTAGAATACCTGTTATTTTTAGAATAGATTGTTTTGTCATTTTTTTTATTTTGAATTAGAGAAAAGCCATGTTAATAATTCTGGTTCTGCTAAAGCAGGATCCCAGCTGTTGTGATTAGCAAAATCATAGAGTGTAAATCTTGGAAATCCGCCATTTTTAAGAATTTCAGACACCATATTTACTGATAAATTTGGGTCTACAACATCATCTTTTGCTCCATGAAAAACCCATAATGGAATAGATTTGGCATATGCTGATACCGTTTTTGGATGTCCGCCTCCGCAAATAGGAATAGCTGCTGCAAACATTTCTGGTTTTCTATAGATTATTTCGAAAGTACCCATACCTCCCATAGATAAACCCATTACATAAATTTGATTTGTTTTTACATATGGTTTTTCTACCATTTCATCCATCAAACTCATTACCAAACCCATTGCTTTGGTTGGTGATTTCTTGTATTTATACTTAAACGTAATTGGTTTTGTAGATCGATCTGCTTTTAACTTAGCCCAATAATCATTTTCTGGACATTGTGGAAAAATAACGATTGCAGGAAATGAATTTCTTGTTGTTTCATTTAAAAATAAATCGCTACCATTTGCGAGCTGTTTTTTATTATCGTCGCCTCGTTCTCCTGCTCCGTGAAGAAACAATACCACCGGATATGTTTTGTCTTTAGAAAAGTTTTTAGGTAATAATACTCTGTATTTAAGCGTGTCTTTCTCAACAATATGTGTTTTGTTTAGAAATAAATCTTCAGACTTTTTTAATTGCTGTGCGCTCATTAAAAAAGACATCACAAAAACTAAAAAGAGTGTTGTTATAAGTGTTTTTAACTTCATTTTTCTTACTTATTAATAGGTAAAACCAAGTGCATCTAAACCATTTTGTACATCGCTATTTTTCATGAATAATCGCCATAACAAGCCTGTTCTGTGATTTTCTATCATTATAGGAATAGGACCTTGGTCTATTGCAAGATATTTTTCTATGTACCAATCATCTTCAAGGCTAAAAGCATCATAAGGACCGTATTTACCAACAACACGATCATGATTTATATAAATGTTTCTTAAAACATTCATGCTTTCATTTGGTGTGTATGGAAAAGAAGATAATGCTGCAGTTGGTGAAATTACACCAAGATCATCACCTGGTCTATGTCCATGATAACCATCTATGGAATAGCTAGAAGTTAAACCCCAAAGATCCTCTCCGTATCCTTTATAATTTAGTGGATTATCGACTGCGTATTTGTAATGAATTTTAGCTTGATTTTGTGTTAGTGTCCAATAATTTGCATATTGATCTGATAAGTTTCTAGGATCTAAACCTAAGTAGGAGTAATGCGCCCAAAATAAAGGTCCAATCAAATCTGTATCATTATAAAAATAGTTTAAAACGAGGTTTTCATCATAATAGGTTTTATTAGAAACAATAGCACCATTTTTTGCCCATCCCTGTTCATAAACAGATTTTGTAATTGGGTGTGTTGGTGATGCTGCAGCGAGGACATACATAATTAAACATTCGTTATAACCTTGAACAGGTAAGTTCATGTCCCAACCATATTCTGGCGACCAATGCCAGTACAAAACATCTTCTCCGTTTTTGGTGTACCAGTCCCATTCTACAGTTCTGTATAGGTTATCTATTTTAGAAACCAATTCTTTTTCCTCTAGAGTATTGCCATCAAAATATTCAGAAACCGTTAATAAACCTTGAATAAGAAAAGCTGTTTCAACCAAATCTCCTCCATTATCTTTTTCGCTAAAGGGCTGTGTTTTTCCGGTTTCACCGTTAATCCAATGTGGCCAAGCACCATGAAAGCGATCTGCTTTTTCTAAAAAATCTACTATTTTTTGAAACCTTATAAGTGCTGCTTCTCTCGATATAAATCCTCTTTCAATTCCTACTAAAATGGCCATCAATCCAAAACCACTTCCTCCAGTAGTTACGGTAGTTTTAGGCGATTCAAGATACATATTATCCATGTGTATTCTTTCGAGAGCCAAACCTGAATTAGGTTCTGCTCCTTCCCAAAAATAATTGATAGTTTGTTCTTGAATGCGATCTAAAAGGGCATCATCAGAAATAAAGTTATCCTCTACAACGGTATCTGTAGTAGTTTCTTCTTTTTGCTTATTACAACCAAATAGAGCTAGTGATAGTATACTTATTAATAGAAAATTACGCATATATAACATGTTCTTAAATGATACATTAAATTTCAGCTATACTTAAATGGTAAGCATAGCTGAAATTTTAGATTACTCCCATCCTGGGTTTTGTGTCATTCCCGGAGTTTGTATTAATTGATTGTAAGGAATTGGAAACAATTCGTGTTTACCAACAACAAATGTTTTACCATCTGCAGCCATTGCTTCTTTTGCTTGTCCTGTTCTAACAATATCAAACCAACGATCATGTTCCATCGCTAATTCTAAGTGTCTTTCTTTCCATATTTGTGCTACTGTTGGATTGCTAATAGAAGGTAAATCTACTCTGCTTCTTACTAAATTAAGTGGTGTTGCAGCATCTTGACCAATATATGTTGCAGCTTCCGCTTTTATTAATAGAATTTCTGCATAACGAAGTATTCGTATGTTTTTATCGCCATCGTCTGATCCTGCAGAAGCAGTAGAATATGCTTTTTCATTATACCTAGGGTTTTCAACTTCAAAAACTTTACGACCATCCCATAGTGTTTCACCTTCAAAAATAATAGAAGCATTCATTCTAATTAGATCACCTTCTGCTTCGAACGCTTTTACAAGTGTTTCAGATGGATTGTTATATCCCCATCCCCAACCGTCAGCACCTCTGGCACCTTGAGTTTGTGAATATTGTTGCACACCATGAGCTATAGATTCTCCTCTAGCTTGCACTTCAAAAATAGATTCGATACAATTTTCTGTGGAAGCTCTCCATAATTCTTCATAATTTGGATGCAATTCATATTCTCCAGAATTAATAACATTGTCTGCCATGTCATATGCTTTTTGCCATTCTTTTTCATAAAGGTAAACTTTAGATAAAAGTGCTTGAGCAGCTCCTTTAGTTGCACGACCTAAATCTTCTGAAGCATACTTACTTTTAAGAGGTAGCTTTTCTATAGCATCTAATAAGTCTGCTTCTATATAAGCGTATACATCTGCTACAGGTTGTCTTTCAACTAAATCTACATCTTGTAATGGTACAGCCCCAAAAGATCTTACTAACCAAAAATAATTTAAAGCTCTTAAAAACTTCGCTTCACCAACTAATCTGTTTTGTAAGTTTTCATCTGTTAGACCATAATTTTCTGTATAATCTATAGCAATCGTT
Protein-coding regions in this window:
- a CDS encoding prolyl oligopeptidase family serine peptidase, with the protein product MKLKTLITTLFLVFVMSFLMSAQQLKKSEDLFLNKTHIVEKDTLKYRVLLPKNFSKDKTYPVVLFLHGAGERGDDNKKQLANGSDLFLNETTRNSFPAIVIFPQCPENDYWAKLKADRSTKPITFKYKYKKSPTKAMGLVMSLMDEMVEKPYVKTNQIYVMGLSMGGMGTFEIIYRKPEMFAAAIPICGGGHPKTVSAYAKSIPLWVFHGAKDDVVDPNLSVNMVSEILKNGGFPRFTLYDFANHNSWDPALAEPELLTWLFSNSK
- the bglX gene encoding beta-glucosidase BglX produces the protein MTKQSILKITGILIIAIIFSSCNSNNNTGTSSKATAENLFEPKIDSILELMTLDEKIGQLNLPTSGDITTGTAKGTDVGERIKEGKVGGLFNIKTAEKIYEVQKIAVEQSRLGIPLIFGMDVIHGYKTTFPIPLGLSSSWDMEMIEKTARVAATEASADGINWTFSPMVDISRDPRWGRVSEGNGEDPYLGSKIAVAMVNGYQSDDLSANNTLMACVKHFALYGASEAGRDYNTVDMSRNRMYNEYLAPYKAAVDAGVGSVMASFNEIDGIPATGNKWLLTDVLRDDWGFNGFVVTDYTGIYEMIAHGVGDKYQVSEQALKAGVDMDMAGDSPSVPAAFIKTLKESYENGKVTMDEIDTAVKRMLTAKYQLGLFDNPYKYCDLDRAKTEIFTPENKAFARKVSAESMVLLKNENQLLPLKKSGTIALIGPLAKAANNMAGTWSVATDQEKSNSVFDGLKEVIGDKATMLYAKGSNIDYDLELEQRATMFGKGIPRDGRTDKQLLDEALKIAAKSDVIVATIGESAELSGESSSRTDLGIPQVQKDLLNALLKTGKPVVLVLFTGRPLVLVEENENVPAILNAWFPGSEAGLAISDVLFGDVNPSGKLTATFPRNVGQVPLFYNHKNTGRPLGNTEGKFEKFKSNYIDVRNEPLYPFGYGLSYTTFDYGNLKLDTSSINMDGEINVSVEVTNSGNYDGKEVVQLYIRDLVGSVTRPVKELKGFQKVEIKKGETQNITFKISVEDLKFYNSELDFVAEPGQFQVFVGTNSDTKMMKEFELTK
- a CDS encoding RagB/SusD family nutrient uptake outer membrane protein encodes the protein MKNNIKNIQILFAIGLLFTTVSCSEDYLNVDSKDRLEQDDTETVTPKEMVNGAYGMLTEWDYAFSYLGITEIISDNSDKGSSSTDTGGDKDVLDALTYTSSAGSILSMWQNWYKSINRATIAIDYTENYGLTDENLQNRLVGEAKFLRALNYFWLVRSFGAVPLQDVDLVERQPVADVYAYIEADLLDAIEKLPLKSKYASEDLGRATKGAAQALLSKVYLYEKEWQKAYDMADNVINSGEYELHPNYEELWRASTENCIESIFEVQARGESIAHGVQQYSQTQGARGADGWGWGYNNPSETLVKAFEAEGDLIRMNASIIFEGETLWDGRKVFEVENPRYNEKAYSTASAGSDDGDKNIRILRYAEILLIKAEAATYIGQDAATPLNLVRSRVDLPSISNPTVAQIWKERHLELAMEHDRWFDIVRTGQAKEAMAADGKTFVVGKHELFPIPYNQLIQTPGMTQNPGWE
- a CDS encoding family 43 glycosylhydrolase; its protein translation is MKKLLFLFTLVFLFSCNNEKNKNTAQASDTKKISEIKKRLETYINPLDIDYTYMVYNSTQNKSYRSGADPAVIEFKGEYYMFVTRSFGYWHSTDLINWNFIKPEQWFFEGSNAPTAFNYKDSLVYFAGNPAGYGSILYTDDPKGGKWTPTASISTDIQDSELFIDDDGQTYLYWGSSNVNPLQVKMLNKDDRFLETGVRKELFNLDEEKHGWERFGENNFHPTLKEGYMEGASMTKHNGKYYLQYAAPGTQFNVYADGVYIGDTPLGPFKYMKNNPMSFKPGGFTNGAGHGITVKQTNGQYWHFATMALASNSQWERRLSMFPTYFDADGLMYSNTSYGDYPRFGANHPTKAGEHNGWMLLSYKGAATVSSSLMQIKKFTSDDDAVEVTELPLEKNTDGQIISKILTDEDPKTFWVADTNDDKQWITIEMLKPGNINAFQLNFHDHESGIYTRTEGLKHQFTIETSEDGVNWQIVVDRSTSEKDTPNAYIVLDDPVKAKYVRYNNIKVPGANFAMSEFRVFGLGLENKPTGVTGFKVKREADRRDVSFSWDAVKGAQGYNIRWGIAKDKLYQSWQVYDTTEHFMRSLDRDTPYYFTIEAFSENGISVKSNILYTK
- a CDS encoding glucoamylase family protein → MRNFLLISILSLALFGCNKQKEETTTDTVVEDNFISDDALLDRIQEQTINYFWEGAEPNSGLALERIHMDNMYLESPKTTVTTGGSGFGLMAILVGIERGFISREAALIRFQKIVDFLEKADRFHGAWPHWINGETGKTQPFSEKDNGGDLVETAFLIQGLLTVSEYFDGNTLEEKELVSKIDNLYRTVEWDWYTKNGEDVLYWHWSPEYGWDMNLPVQGYNECLIMYVLAAASPTHPITKSVYEQGWAKNGAIVSNKTYYDENLVLNYFYNDTDLIGPLFWAHYSYLGLDPRNLSDQYANYWTLTQNQAKIHYKYAVDNPLNYKGYGEDLWGLTSSYSIDGYHGHRPGDDLGVISPTAALSSFPYTPNESMNVLRNIYINHDRVVGKYGPYDAFSLEDDWYIEKYLAIDQGPIPIMIENHRTGLLWRLFMKNSDVQNGLDALGFTY